In Nostoc sp. GT001, a genomic segment contains:
- a CDS encoding alcohol acetyltransferase produces MQINSSTLNVNRILSPDERVFEIANQLGGALTNVVINRIRGPLSAAIVRQAIDLTQRRHPRLNCRIVGSTDSPRFEEGGVTIPLQLVHSEDDNQWQNIVLQELNQKIESDKYLMRAVLVQPVGEPKESTVSFLIVTLHHGVADGTFCIRLQADILTYCQKIAAGQSVETVARLPVLPALPKLFPASMQGYGGVVNTIDCLLRLVSQYIAHRPETLGFEQYQTPELRRANVVYRQLDETFTQRFNEVYRKEKASEQSALCAAMMLAAANKITGGKKRDICLSCQSFADLRRRIQPVISDEQMGSLASSTLTFHTLKPSMSFWDLARDVKQQIATNIQRNDLFSMMLASGLAVATKGMLLNQVLATVGVTKLGLVNISHHYGVFELEEINAVASASVFPGVFVVEALRFQKNMFLNFLFSEPSLSPETIAALADDAIAYLVDACAD; encoded by the coding sequence ATGCAGATAAATTCTTCCACTTTGAATGTAAATAGAATACTGTCTCCTGACGAACGCGTGTTTGAAATTGCAAATCAGCTTGGGGGCGCATTAACTAACGTTGTCATTAACCGTATTAGAGGACCCCTGAGTGCAGCCATTGTCAGACAGGCAATTGACTTGACCCAACGTCGCCACCCACGTCTAAATTGTCGGATCGTTGGTTCTACCGATTCCCCACGCTTTGAAGAGGGAGGCGTGACGATCCCGTTGCAACTAGTACATAGCGAAGATGATAATCAGTGGCAAAATATTGTTTTGCAAGAACTAAATCAAAAAATTGAAAGCGACAAATATCTCATGCGTGCTGTATTGGTTCAGCCTGTTGGCGAACCAAAGGAATCAACAGTCAGCTTTTTGATTGTCACCTTACATCATGGCGTTGCAGATGGCACATTCTGCATCCGACTGCAAGCAGATATCTTGACGTACTGTCAAAAGATAGCAGCGGGACAATCTGTTGAAACAGTGGCGCGTTTGCCTGTGCTGCCTGCATTGCCAAAGCTTTTCCCTGCCTCAATGCAAGGATACGGTGGTGTGGTAAATACGATTGATTGTCTGTTGCGGCTTGTCAGCCAATATATCGCCCATCGTCCCGAAACTTTAGGTTTTGAGCAGTATCAAACACCGGAATTACGTCGTGCTAACGTGGTTTATCGCCAGCTTGATGAAACTTTCACCCAACGGTTCAATGAAGTTTACAGAAAGGAGAAAGCGAGCGAACAGAGTGCTTTGTGTGCTGCCATGATGCTTGCAGCCGCGAATAAAATAACAGGTGGAAAAAAGCGAGATATCTGTTTGAGTTGTCAGTCATTTGCAGACCTGCGTCGCCGCATCCAACCAGTAATTAGTGATGAGCAGATGGGGTCTTTAGCTTCATCCACTTTGACATTTCACACCTTAAAACCAAGTATGTCCTTTTGGGATTTAGCACGCGATGTGAAACAGCAAATCGCTACGAATATCCAGCGCAACGATCTATTTAGTATGATGCTAGCATCTGGACTGGCAGTGGCAACGAAGGGAATGCTCCTAAATCAAGTACTGGCTACTGTTGGAGTCACTAAGCTTGGTTTAGTTAACATTTCTCATCACTATGGCGTATTTGAACTCGAAGAAATTAATGCTGTAGCTTCAGCATCAGTGTTTCCAGGTGTTTTTGTGGTTGAGGCATTAAGGTTTCAGAAAAATATGTTTTTGAATTTTCTATTTTCTGAGCCTTCACTCAGTCCAGAAACGATCGCGGCACTTGCAGACGATGCTATTGCCTACCTAGTTGATGCTTGTGCAGATTAG
- a CDS encoding CHAT domain-containing protein, whose amino-acid sequence MDFNSLELDNATLNLQANQNITTGDVVNRGREIRIISTNGNINTSAGTLNTSSTTGNGGAIALESGDAISTGNLNSSGVNGGAIIAKAATNITTGAIDSGSSFGKGGNVTLDSSRDIQATQINAQGGKNGRGGDIDITARQFFRVTDTFTDSNSSLASISSFGGNGGGDITIRHGGGSLNPFQIGNASVNGTAGAIVGGKISIIPPPLINFNPVDLTNPFALTKQPEATFASTQATDTNMPELEEVFTKTFENHLGISNVRIKTLKEAQAILRRIEQATGIKPALIYVLFQPQTEQDSKSQQDETAKQPQPIWEFHSQSLEQRRQQVQPTTQQAQDNYQLELVMVTASGTPIRRQIKGATREQVLKNAQEFQAAITNIQRSPPYLPLAQKLYKWLLEPLEKDLQAQKITNLSFLMDTGLRSLPIAALHDGQGFIVERYSVGLMPSLSLTDTRYADVRNQQVLAMGADRFPDQKPLPAASLELSLIVSQLWTGKSFLNENFTVEKLKQARALQTFGIVHFSTHANFQPGNINKSYIEFWYSKLLISQLRQLKLSQPPVELLVLSACRTALGNPEAELGFAGLAVLAGVKSAMGSLWSVNDESTMGLMTSFYEKLKETPIKAEALRQAQVAMLKGQVRLEKGRLVTASKSFPLPPELGQIGDKEFAHPYYWSGFTIVGNPW is encoded by the coding sequence GTGGATTTCAACTCACTGGAGCTCGACAATGCCACCCTTAACCTACAAGCCAACCAAAACATTACCACTGGCGATGTGGTAAATCGAGGTCGAGAGATTAGAATAATCAGTACCAATGGCAATATCAATACCAGTGCGGGAACTCTCAACACTAGTTCTACAACTGGGAATGGGGGAGCGATCGCTCTCGAAAGCGGCGATGCCATTTCTACGGGCAACCTGAACAGTTCAGGAGTTAACGGTGGTGCCATCATCGCCAAAGCTGCCACCAATATTACCACTGGTGCAATTGATTCTGGCAGTAGTTTCGGCAAAGGTGGCAATGTCACACTTGACTCCAGCCGTGACATTCAAGCTACCCAGATTAACGCCCAAGGTGGGAAAAACGGTAGAGGTGGTGACATAGATATCACCGCTAGACAATTTTTCCGAGTCACAGACACCTTCACCGACAGCAACAGCAGTCTGGCTAGCATTTCCAGCTTTGGCGGTAACGGTGGGGGAGACATCACGATCCGGCATGGAGGAGGCAGCTTAAATCCGTTTCAGATTGGTAATGCCTCGGTAAATGGTACAGCTGGTGCGATCGTTGGCGGGAAAATCTCTATTATCCCTCCTCCACTTATTAATTTTAATCCCGTCGATCTCACCAATCCATTTGCTCTTACCAAACAACCAGAAGCAACCTTCGCCTCCACACAAGCAACTGACACTAACATGCCAGAACTGGAGGAAGTCTTCACCAAGACCTTTGAGAATCATTTGGGTATCAGCAATGTCCGCATCAAAACCCTAAAAGAAGCCCAGGCTATATTGCGCCGAATTGAACAAGCCACTGGCATTAAACCTGCCCTGATTTATGTCTTGTTTCAACCCCAAACCGAGCAAGACTCCAAATCTCAACAAGACGAGACTGCCAAGCAACCGCAACCTATTTGGGAGTTCCATTCTCAAAGTTTGGAGCAGCGCCGACAGCAAGTACAACCCACTACGCAACAAGCTCAAGATAACTACCAGCTCGAACTAGTGATGGTCACTGCTTCTGGAACACCAATCAGGCGGCAGATTAAGGGAGCGACACGAGAGCAAGTCCTCAAAAACGCTCAAGAATTCCAAGCAGCTATCACTAACATTCAACGCTCTCCCCCTTACCTACCTTTGGCTCAAAAGCTTTATAAGTGGCTGCTTGAACCTTTAGAGAAGGATTTACAAGCTCAAAAAATCACGAATCTTAGCTTTTTGATGGACACGGGTTTACGCTCCCTACCCATCGCCGCCCTGCATGACGGGCAAGGGTTTATTGTGGAAAGATACAGCGTTGGTCTCATGCCCAGCCTATCACTTACTGATACTCGCTATGCGGATGTGAGAAATCAGCAAGTCTTAGCAATGGGAGCCGATCGCTTCCCCGATCAAAAACCCTTACCAGCAGCGTCACTAGAGTTGTCTTTAATCGTCAGTCAATTGTGGACTGGCAAATCTTTCCTCAACGAAAACTTCACCGTGGAAAAGCTCAAACAAGCCCGCGCTTTACAGACGTTTGGTATTGTCCATTTCTCTACCCATGCCAACTTTCAGCCTGGTAATATCAATAAATCCTATATTGAGTTTTGGTATAGCAAATTACTAATTAGCCAATTGCGGCAGTTGAAGTTAAGTCAGCCACCAGTGGAACTATTGGTTTTGAGTGCCTGTCGTACAGCATTAGGGAACCCAGAAGCGGAGTTGGGATTTGCAGGCTTGGCGGTGTTAGCAGGAGTGAAATCAGCGATGGGCAGTCTATGGTCTGTCAACGATGAAAGCACAATGGGACTAATGACAAGTTTCTACGAGAAATTGAAAGAAACTCCGATTAAAGCCGAGGCTCTGCGGCAAGCACAGGTAGCAATGCTCAAGGGTCAGGTGCGACTAGAGAAGGGTCGGTTGGTAACAGCGAGTAAGAGTTTTCCTTTACCGCCAGAGTTAGGACAAATAGGAGACAAAGAATTTGCTCATCCCTACTATTGGAGCGGTTTCACGATCGTCGGCAATCCCTGGTAA
- a CDS encoding anti-sigma factor antagonist (This anti-anti-sigma factor, or anti-sigma factor antagonist, belongs to a family that includes characterized members SpoIIAA, RsbV, RsfA, and RsfB.): MALSVTLEIGNDVAKITLSGELDAMTASVFKTEVEKAAVENPKHLVLLMQDLEYMASAGLRVLIFAKQTIDANANIYIVAPQEMVLETLKKTGLDQSLLIVDEYDAAS, from the coding sequence ATGGCTTTGAGCGTCACACTAGAGATCGGCAATGATGTTGCTAAAATCACTTTGTCTGGAGAATTAGATGCAATGACTGCATCCGTTTTCAAGACAGAGGTAGAGAAAGCAGCAGTTGAGAATCCAAAACACCTCGTGTTGTTGATGCAAGACTTAGAATATATGGCCAGTGCGGGTCTGCGGGTACTCATTTTTGCTAAACAAACAATAGATGCTAATGCAAATATTTACATAGTTGCTCCACAAGAAATGGTCTTGGAAACACTCAAAAAAACTGGACTTGACCAAAGCCTGCTTATAGTGGATGAATATGATGCTGCTTCCTGA
- a CDS encoding filamentous hemagglutinin N-terminal domain-containing protein, whose protein sequence is MNRKNQQSKGNNRLARQYIGKAVAHFFLQRLCQQKQLVFKSQDAALPIVLTLCFWLGSIAAKPVLGQSIVPANDGTGTVVTQEGNRIDIQGGQLSGDRANLFHSLEKFGLNQEQIANFLSNPDIHNILTRVVGGDPSTINGLIQVTGGNPNLFIMNPAGVIFGPNAQINLPADFTVTTATAIGFDNRLWFNAVGKNDYSNLNGNPSGFAFDFANPGTIINAGSLSVLEKHNLALIGGSIINTATLSAPGGNITLAAVPGTNLIRISQAGNLLSLELELPRNTTEQQLAINPLDLPTLLTQGAKGLNLGAIANLDAGTVQLTRSGTTIPTAAGTTIASGTLDVSNTGVMQTGGTVNVLGDRVGLIGANINASGTTGGGIVRIGGDYKGQGILPNALQTFVSSDSVINANALLNGDGGRAIVWSDNNTQFFGKIDAIGGLNSGNGGLVEVSSKGLLLFQGLVDLRSPGGEVGTLLLDPTDINISSAMDTASMTFGSGIFADTTTTSSNLNSTTLQNQLALSNVTVSTTSGLAGKGDITVSNPISWSSGSDLKLAADRNININANIGTTGTGNTNLTLEANNSIFINSNAKLTASGAGKLDVTLNADRDGINGGAIALKNGAAIDSNGGNIILGGSSNPLNELSTRNSSESHWSQP, encoded by the coding sequence GTGAACAGAAAAAATCAACAGTCAAAAGGAAATAATAGGTTGGCAAGGCAGTACATTGGCAAGGCAGTTGCGCACTTCTTCTTACAGCGTCTTTGCCAGCAGAAGCAACTGGTGTTTAAAAGTCAGGATGCTGCATTGCCGATTGTGCTTACCCTATGCTTTTGGTTAGGGAGCATTGCTGCCAAACCCGTACTTGGACAATCCATCGTTCCAGCTAATGATGGGACAGGGACAGTTGTGACTCAAGAGGGAAATCGCATTGATATCCAAGGGGGTCAGCTTTCTGGCGATCGGGCGAACCTATTTCACAGCTTGGAGAAATTTGGACTCAATCAGGAGCAGATTGCCAATTTTCTCTCAAATCCCGATATTCACAACATTCTCACACGAGTTGTCGGCGGAGATCCTTCAACCATCAATGGATTGATTCAGGTAACTGGAGGAAATCCCAACTTATTCATCATGAATCCAGCTGGAGTCATCTTTGGGCCGAATGCCCAAATTAACCTTCCGGCTGACTTTACGGTAACGACTGCTACAGCAATTGGCTTTGACAATCGCCTTTGGTTTAATGCAGTCGGTAAAAATGATTACTCAAATTTAAATGGCAATCCCTCTGGGTTTGCCTTTGATTTCGCCAATCCTGGGACTATTATCAATGCTGGTAGTTTGTCAGTTTTAGAAAAACACAATCTGGCTTTAATCGGTGGGAGTATTATCAATACGGCGACATTGAGCGCACCCGGCGGCAATATCACTCTTGCAGCAGTGCCGGGGACAAACCTGATTCGGATCTCTCAAGCGGGAAACCTGCTGAGTTTAGAGCTAGAACTGCCAAGAAATACAACAGAGCAACAGCTAGCAATTAACCCTCTGGATTTGCCAACCCTGTTAACCCAAGGGGCTAAGGGACTAAATCTTGGTGCGATCGCGAATTTAGATGCGGGTACAGTGCAGTTAACACGATCTGGTACAACTATCCCAACTGCCGCAGGAACTACGATCGCTTCTGGAACCCTAGATGTTTCCAATACAGGAGTTATGCAGACAGGTGGTACAGTAAACGTCTTGGGCGATCGCGTCGGATTGATTGGTGCTAACATTAATGCCTCTGGTACAACTGGTGGCGGCATCGTTCGGATTGGGGGAGATTACAAAGGTCAAGGTATCTTGCCCAATGCCTTACAGACGTTTGTTAGTAGTGATTCGGTAATTAATGCTAACGCACTGCTAAACGGTGATGGCGGTCGGGCGATCGTTTGGTCAGATAATAACACTCAGTTCTTTGGTAAGATCGACGCCATCGGGGGGCTTAACAGTGGGAATGGCGGGTTAGTAGAAGTATCTAGCAAAGGATTGCTCTTATTTCAAGGCTTAGTTGATTTGCGTTCGCCTGGGGGGGAAGTCGGCACGCTCCTGCTAGATCCGACTGATATTAACATCAGCAGCGCGATGGATACCGCCAGTATGACCTTTGGTAGTGGAATATTTGCTGACACCACCACAACCTCTTCTAATCTCAACTCGACTACGCTACAAAATCAACTAGCTTTGAGTAATGTTACCGTTTCGACAACATCGGGTTTGGCTGGTAAAGGAGATATTACAGTCAGCAATCCGATCTCATGGAGCAGTGGTTCTGACTTAAAATTAGCTGCCGATCGCAATATCAACATCAATGCCAACATCGGCACAACGGGTACTGGCAATACAAATCTAACGCTAGAAGCTAATAACAGTATTTTTATCAACTCAAATGCCAAGCTAACAGCCAGTGGCGCGGGGAAGTTGGATGTCACCCTCAATGCAGATCGAGACGGTATCAATGGAGGAGCGATCGCCCTCAAAAACGGTGCTGCGATCGATTCTAATGGAGGCAATATAATTCTGGGCGGTAGTAGTAACCCTTTAAATGAGCTAAGCACAAGGAACAGCAGCGAATCCCATTGGAGTCAGCCTTAA